The sequence below is a genomic window from Cicer arietinum cultivar CDC Frontier isolate Library 1 chromosome 6, Cicar.CDCFrontier_v2.0, whole genome shotgun sequence.
CAACTTTTTATTAAAGACAGAATAGAAATTTATCCTCCAAATCAAGAAATTACAAGCACAAGGTGTGCCATATAATTTGAGTACAATAggtatataacaaaattaattaaaaaatatttccattaCACCCACGTAACAACATTTCGTTGAAGTATTAGATAATTCAGCTGCTTCCAAATTGTACCAGGAGTAGAAATTGAACTTTAACTGCTATCcaatgaataataattttgtgcCTCAACAATCACAGCAATACTTGAAATGATCCAATACATTTGAAAATTCTACCCTGTAATGGATCCTACAACTACTGCACTATACTGCACTGCAGAAGATCCAATTTGAATTTAAACGATCAAAGAACTTTtgaatatgaaaatgtaaaatcagGAACCGCTAGATAAAATGAAGCTAGTCGAGCCTAAAAGGCACCGTATATTAAACTTGctattaacaacaacaaaatgagAGTGGtaaagtgaagaaaaataataatagaatgaaatattttttcattttacaaaactgTGGACCATTGGTGTCCACTAACTTCATGTAcaaaaaacagaaagaaaattTTCACCTCTCCTTTTTACCCCCCAAAGCTCATGTCTTCTTATTGAGTCTCATACTTGTGACCAAATTCATTAGATAGTTACAACGGTCACGATGAAACTCAACAACCAAACAAAGCTGTCTTATTGCTTCCCTCTTTTTTTCTCCAAGGCTATCCAAATCCTCATCCTTCTCTTtcaaattcttttccaatttcccCACTTTCTTTTCAAGCTTGTTCACTGCTTTTGTCAAGTTCAGCTTCTCTCCTCCTTCTTTGCTCACTGTGGCTTCTAAGTTCCACACCTTATCTCTCAACAACAATTCTTGCTCTTCTTTTTCACTCAGTAACGTCCTAAGATAATCCACATTGTCTTTCAGTTGTTTCATTTCTCCATTCATTTTCTTTATCCAATCCTTAGCGAACTGAACCTCACACAGCATTTTAGACACGTTGCTCATGATACACTCTCTGTGTTCCTCAACTTTTGCTGCGGCTTCATCTAATCCGTTTAGAGCAGCCTCAAATTCAAACCCATTTAGATCAACACTTGGTGAGGTTTTTACTTCACTAGGACCCTCTTTAAGCCTCCTTAATTCCTCTTCATAAATAGCAACTTTTTGTCCAAGAATATTGTTCTCTTGCTCATACCTTAACTTTATTAACTTGCAactgtttttgttttcattgttcaGCTGTTCTGCCACATGAATCCTCTGGTGCAACAAGCGGATATTGTCCTCCATTTTCTTCCTCAACTTTTCTGCCAATTCTTCCACTTTCCTTTCCGCTGATCGCTGACTCAACCTTAACTTATTTGACGTCATTATCGTTTGTTTTAGCTCCGCATTTACTTGGTCAACGGCTGATGCCTGATCCTTTATAGTTTGCTCTTGATCAGCTATCTGAGTTTCCAACTTTGTGTTCAAATTTTCGATTTTTGCTAGGCTTTCTGCATATTCCTTCTGGTTTCGCTCGCTCTGGAGCTCCAACTTGGTTTTCTGTTCATTTAAATTGTCCAACTCTAGTCTCATGTCATTAACTTCAGCTTTTAAAGCCATGATCTCCATTGAAGCTCCATTTTCATTGCTATCATTTTCCCTCAAATAATCAGATATCTCTTCCCCCCTCTGTGTCATTGCTGCTTTCAGTTCATGGTTTCTATCCTGCAAGGCCTTGTTTTCATTCATCAAATGTTTGACCTCATAACTCGTATCTCTTAACTGCTCTTCCAGCTCGTTTTTCTGGTTGCTTTGATTTTCCAATTCGAGTTCCATGTCTTTTAACCTCCCAAAAAAACCCTCTTTCTCTTCTATCATAGTCTGTTCAGTTGATTTCATTTCAGCTAAATTCTCCTTCAAATTTTCTATCTGAGTTAGGTACTGTGATATTTCTTCCCCTTTTCTTTCCATCTGAGCTTCTAGTTCTTCGTTCTGATTCCCCATAGAATCTAACTTTTGCTGCATAACGTTAAGCTTCTCCATCAAGTCCTCTCTTTGGGTAGACGCTTCATTTTcatcacattttattttttcttccatCTCATCTTTTTGTGTCCTCAGAGATTTGGTCTCAAGTACAAGCTCATTGATTTGTGCCATCAATTTTACAATGTTGGACTTTGCCTGTTCCTCGCTGTTATTGAGTTTCACCTCCAAATTAGAcaccacaccttgtttctctttCAACAACGATTCAAGTTCTGTGACATGGTTGTGAAGCTCAGTATTCTTTATGCTTAGCTGTTTAACTTCATTTTCTTGGCTTTCAATGTTGGACTTTGCTTGTTCCTCGCTGTTATTGAGTTTCACCTCCAAATTAGACACCACACCTTCCTTCTCTTTCAACAATGATTCAAGTTCTGTGACACGGTTGTGAAGCTCAGTATTCTTTATGCTTAGCTGTTTAACTTCATTTGCTTGGCTTTCAATGTTGGACTGTGCCTGTTCCTCGCTGTTATTGAGTTTCACCTCCAAATTAGACACCACGCCTTCTTTCTCTTTCAACAACGATTCGAGTTCTGTGACATGGTTGTGAAGCTCAGTATTCTTTATGCTTAGCTGTTTAACTTCATTTGCTTGGCTTTCAATTTGAAATTCTAGGTTATTTTTATCCTTGCTCAAGCGTCTCATCTCTTCCATTAGTGAAGTTAATTGTTTATCAGATTCTGACGCTTCAGTCTTAAGAACTTCATTTGTATTGCCAACATTTTGGTTAGGATCCTTCACCTCTCTATTATCACCTCTATCAGGTTCCTGTATGACAGTGTCAGATACATTGTGTTGTTCTTTATCCGACCTTCTCTTAATACCATCTACTTCCTCTGAGGAAAAGTACTCTTCATCTGAGTCAGATGAAGCCATTAAAGCCTTCTTGTTTCTTTGGCGAGAAGCTACTTTCCCAATAACATTATCATACAGTGCATAAAGTGACTGGTATTGCTTGTTTAAGTCCTCAGTTAGTCCCACAAGTTCTGCCTCTTTTCTAGAACGTCTAGGACTCCCATCTTTTTTGCTTTGGTTTTCGTTCTTAATAAGCTGCAAGATTTTTGTGATGTTGGTCTCAATATCTGCGTAGAATGGGAAATCATGATATATTTACAAAtccaaaataattcaaaattaaattaaaaaaagctGTGAACTGCAAAGACTTCAAACATCAAATATAAATGTTAAGTAGGCCTTATTATGCCACATTATAAGTAAGAACATCACCAATGGTGTAATCCACCTTGGGTTGCTAGTAGGCCTTATTATGCCACATTACTTTTAAGCAACTCTTCCCCTTTTCACTTCAATAGTGCAACTCGTAAGAACCCCATTTTTGCTTATTCCCTAAATCAgtttaaatgatttttcataAGGACGGATTGTTTGTTCTACAAGCAACCATCCTTACATGTGGCAGCTAAGTCACTCCTCTCCTGTAGTGAACTCATTGAAGTATAAGAATTCCTACAAGCACGCTAACAACTCCATCGACTAGTATGAAAGAAAGCGTTTAAGTAATCAGAAGTGATTGATCTATTGGTTATCTCTTATCTCTTATAGGCCAATAGGGTATTCCAAAATTCATGTGTAATATATGTGTACTTATAGGTGAAAATCAACACCTGTTTTGGTCCTTTGGAGTTCTTCAGCTTTTTCAGGGTCAATTAGACTGTCAAAGATCTTGGTTGATTCCCTTGATTGGTTGTTTATCATCTTTAACAATGAGGACTACAAGCAATGCTACATTTAGAAGGCAATCCTGATTAAGGAACTATACCTTGTCTCCTCCACAAAAGACTAGGAATcctgaaattgaaaaataaatataaatacaacaAACTGAAGATCATTTTGAAATGATGTATGCACATGCATTGTAAATCTGCACTCAAATGAATAACTGATTATCATTTGCAACAATAACTAGACTCATGTTCACTTTAAT
It includes:
- the LOC101504512 gene encoding uncharacterized protein — encoded protein: MINNQSRESTKIFDSLIDPEKAEELQRTKTDIETNITKILQLIKNENQSKKDGSPRRSRKEAELVGLTEDLNKQYQSLYALYDNVIGKVASRQRNKKALMASSDSDEEYFSSEEVDGIKRRSDKEQHNVSDTVIQEPDRGDNREVKDPNQNVGNTNEVLKTEASESDKQLTSLMEEMRRLSKDKNNLEFQIESQANEVKQLSIKNTELHNHVTELESLLKEKEGVVSNLEVKLNNSEEQAQSNIESQANEVKQLSIKNTELHNRVTELESLLKEKEGVVSNLEVKLNNSEEQAKSNIESQENEVKQLSIKNTELHNHVTELESLLKEKQGVVSNLEVKLNNSEEQAKSNIVKLMAQINELVLETKSLRTQKDEMEEKIKCDENEASTQREDLMEKLNVMQQKLDSMGNQNEELEAQMERKGEEISQYLTQIENLKENLAEMKSTEQTMIEEKEGFFGRLKDMELELENQSNQKNELEEQLRDTSYEVKHLMNENKALQDRNHELKAAMTQRGEEISDYLRENDSNENGASMEIMALKAEVNDMRLELDNLNEQKTKLELQSERNQKEYAESLAKIENLNTKLETQIADQEQTIKDQASAVDQVNAELKQTIMTSNKLRLSQRSAERKVEELAEKLRKKMEDNIRLLHQRIHVAEQLNNENKNSCKLIKLRYEQENNILGQKVAIYEEELRRLKEGPSEVKTSPSVDLNGFEFEAALNGLDEAAAKVEEHRECIMSNVSKMLCEVQFAKDWIKKMNGEMKQLKDNVDYLRTLLSEKEEQELLLRDKVWNLEATVSKEGGEKLNLTKAVNKLEKKVGKLEKNLKEKDEDLDSLGEKKREAIRQLCLVVEFHRDRCNYLMNLVTSMRLNKKT